The genomic window AGGGATGGCACGCATATCTGCATTTGCGGAACAGCCAGTAGGAATGCCCTCTCTCTGCAATGACCTGTGATTAGCCAGAGTGTCCTGTCAtggagccaagaggaggtgcagcagTCTAATTTCCTCTCAGAATACTTTAATTGAAATATACTGaaatgattatgatttttttttccccaaatggcgctccaaaaaaaaacaaacccttgcctaccccagctttaaccaCCGTAACACCTCAGGTACTGAGATTTGACTGAATTTAGAGGTTGCCCAAAACACTAACAAAGTTTGGCTGTCTTTTCGTGGCGCTGCCAGCCTGCAGGAACAAAAAGATGAGGATAATTGTCTGAGCTAAATGATGcaaggtttattttattttgtttgcaatGCTAACAAAGTCCAGTTTGAGTGTGGCAGTAAAACCTAAATGTAGTTTGGATCCAAGAGCTGGgcagtaaaaataaacaagtcATGGATTGAAACGTTGTTGAATGGCAGCCAGTATGAAGGAATGAATTTATCAAACATACTGATATGACTGAAATTAGGCTGGTTTGTCGCCCAGCCCTGTTGGAGACCCAGAGATCTTATTTTGTGGGACATACCTATGTGGCCTCAGATGGGGAAAAATTGTGAATCGTATGAACAGGACAAAGTTATGTAATTTTAAAATCGCTTTTACAAGGAGTGTGTTTTCCACTGTTTTAAAGCAGAAGTTCTTTAACCTGGCGCTGTGCAGATATATTGTCCAGGATCTCATGGAGACAGACCTGTACAAGCTCCTGAAGACTCAACACCTGAGCAACGACCACATCTGCTACTTTCTCTACCAGATCCTACGAGGGCTGAAGTACATCCACTCTGCCAACGTCTTGCACCGCGACCTGAAGCCCTCCAACCTTCTGCTCAACACCACCTGTGATCTCAAGGTAGTGTCTCAAAGAGGAATTACATTTGGCTTATTTTCAGTCACTGATGATCcatattttgtttcatatttgagATTGGTTGATGTTCTTGCCAAACCTTGCAGCATTCGGCCTCTTAAGCCTAAATTTAATTGTTTATAGGTTAAAATGTAGTCTTCCATGGTTGTCTAAATGTTGgcagagaaacactgaaaattTAAACCACAATAAAGATCAATATTAGCAAAATATATTCCTCTGACAAGTGCAAAACAACCATGCAAACCATTCCTATAAAGGCTCTGAATGGCATTTCCAACCTGTAAAGGGCTTTAAGTTGTCAATGAAATGACCTCCATCATATTAAGGTCTTGTATCCTCTCATGTTACAGTCATTAATTGTATTGTCACTCATCTCTCTGCAGATCTGTGATTTTGGTTTGGCTCGTGTGGCTGACCCTGACCACGATCACACTGGTTTCCTAACAGAGTATGTAGCCACTCGTTGGTACCGAGCACCTGAGATCATGCTCAACTCCAAGGTGAGTTTCCTTGCCTGCTGTAGAAAtgctgacatgtttttgttgttgttgttgttgtttctttgttttgccACGTTAAAGCTGGAATACATGGGGCATTGAGGCGATGTGTCACATGAGCATGGCAGAGAGGGTTTTTTGTACTTGCTACACTGACTTTGTCTTTGTAGCATGAGCAGAGTTTTGCCAAGTGATAATGTAGTTGGTTATGCAGGGAGTTTGGAAGTGTAGGCAACATGGTCtggtactgaattaattaactggattgttttaacaacaggatgcattgatttgattttaatgtgaaatgtaaaaacataatATTGCTCTGCTGCGTCACATTGCCTCTGATACAATGAGGTATTAATCtcatacatattttaaacagattttacttgtttttgtagttttacctgttggagggccACGTAGCTGCGcgcagaggaaataaaaaagaaaatatatgtgCAATTAGCGTTCAGAAGCACGGCATAGGTGGTCAGTGTAGCAGtttcagttgattataatggACACGCTCTGCTGTGGACATGCTGTGGCAGGTGTGTTTCCCCACGCCCCGTGTATTTCGGCTGCTGGTTTTTTAACATATGGCCGGGATACTTTTGGTTAAAACCTTTGTTTGATATCATAGTCCTGCATTTTTTAATAGATTAAATATGATCGGAAATCATTTTGACTATGCTGATGCAgtatgttggggttttttttaccctACAGTAgttgtgtttttagtttgaTTTTAAGCTGCAGTAGAGCTCTCTTAGGTTTTTGTATTCTACCCTAAATCTTAAATTTTGCTTTTTGACTCCTGCAGATAATCTAAtactttttaagaaaaaagaagaatgaGGCACTAACACTGCCATAATGAAGGTCCTGTATTCTTAGGctatttattcttattcttaggctgtttgtagtccgcgtgatattgatcaatcgcgtttgagccggctgcagttgttgccaggttaaacgctctgtgcggtgaactaacgaggcggaacataattggcgtcactgcaaactctgaatccatcgcaatggttcatcatatttacttatatataaacggaagtcggaaacggaaattcgcctcctcaaactggaatgccaaaaaatcaggggtctgcccccaaAGGCTGTATCGCCgcctgccggaagtcagacgccgaatacagccgatgggttccgagaatgggcCCAACTAGACTTGACTTACTTCTGTTTGCATTCATGCTGTGTTAATACCATGTATGACATAGTCAACCAGTTGTAATTGTTATCATATTGTCTGTAAATGTACTGTAATCATGACTGTCTTTGTGCCCCTCACTTTCAGGGCTATACCAAGTCCATAGACATTTGGTCAGTTGGTTGCATCCTGGCTGAGATGTTGTCCAACAGGCCCATTTTTCCTGGGAAGCACTACTTGGATCAGCTTAACCACATTTTGGGTAATATTTCTTTTGATGTGCAGTGTTTTTGGGACTGATTTGGTGCTTTAGTATTGTCTTTTAAACACTCAGAGACTGCTCAGAGACTTGAACTTAAATGATCAGactataaaactgaaatgaactgtGTAAACTTTTTTATTAAGGTACAGGTTTTGTCCACAAGAAGATGGTTTCAAAAAGTTTAACAGAAGAGTTTAGAGCAGGACTCTGCAACCTTTTTGATACGAAGCACCATTTTAAAATTTTCACGTTAATCACTACAACATCAATCCCTCTGTCCTCAAAATGCTCCATACAAACTGCTATGTCTTCACCTTTTGTTGTTTGAGGCATTGCTGTTCAGCAGCAGAGCTCCTCCCTCACAGTCAAATCACAGTATCTTGCCATGACCGCTAAAAGTAATGTTTCATTCACATCCATGCTCTGCGTGTCAAGCACAATGCTAAATACTGTGGTGTCTTTAAAACATAGCTGgacaaagcacatttaaaaggtCGTCCTTAAAGTTTTCTCCTGGTTGGTCTTTAAATGTTGTTTGACACACATGATGTTTGGCAAAGGACATTTTTAAGACCTAAAGTACACACATTGTCCTTCTGACACACAAAAGCCTGCTCCTCTGTCCACAAGAGCTGAAATGCCCAAACTTTTACTTGAGCTTTCTTAGCTAGCGGGCTTGCCGTTGTCTACCAAGCGCACTCTGGCAGCGTTATTGTTTTTCCCCAGAGGACGAGtcccagccaatcagaggcagagtattGCGGGTCTCTGCAGAATGCATGTGGCTATAATAACAATGGCTGTGAAAGAGGCAAACAGATGAGATGGCACTTCAACTTTTCCAAAAAACTTTTCAATTTTGTCAGAAAGTTTCCATGTTTAAACAGTATACTCAATAATACCTGTGTTCCAAATTACTATTATTAGTTGAGTGTAAACCATGTTTGCTGGAGTGGAAGCTGTTAAGATGATTTCCTCCTGGAATAACTGTGTTTGCATAGTTGACAGAAAAAATCAGCTAATTTTAATATGGAAAAAAAGTATATCGTGCATATTGTGCCCATCTTTTTCCTCTTGATTACGTAGATTTACACTAACTATATCACAGTGTCAATAACTTTATGTTTGCCTTTGAGTTGAAGCAAATGTGAATCTGCTGCAAAATGCTGCATTAGTTTGATCTGCATAAAAAGATTTGACAATTTTAGACTTGAACTAAACTTTCACACTCCATCAGTGGCAACAGCTTCCTGGTGCCTGTCCATAGATACTGTAGCTGTTAATATTCATTTATAAAAGTTGTGCTTTTTGTGTCTTGGTGCTAGACCACATATTGCTTCCCCCATCTGTCATTTTGTTGTGGCTTCAGACTGTTACTTACTTAAAAATTAAGAGCAGGGACTGAGTAAATCAGTAGACAGTGTGTTTCATTTAGAGTTCCAAACTGTCTTTAACAGCATCAGAAAATAATTCTTCACTTTAATCTTCTCTTTAGGGATCCTGGGTTCTCCCTCTCAGGAGGATCTCAACTGCATCATAAACATTAAGGCCAGGAACTATCTTTTGTCGCTGCCTCTGCGCTGCAAAGTGCCATGGAACCGCCTGTTCCCCAACGCTGATCCCAAAGGTCAGAGCCAAGACAAACTCTTCATCGACAAACACATTTCCCACCGATCATGGCAATTCTACAATATTATGAATCTCTGAGAGGTTGTGCTGCAGACAAGGGAGAGTTTCCTCTGCTAAACAATTGGGACGCTGGATGAGTAGATTGGGTGTGCAGTTTGATTGTGATTTCAGGGTACAAATTTTTTTACCTTGCAGCAACTCAACAAATTCATCCTTGACAGCACTGAATTTCTGGAGTCAGTGATGCATTGTTGCAGCATGTAGGGTGTGATGGTGCCCTCTAGTGGGTATGCACGCTCATTGTTGTTTCAGAATCATGTTGAATGTTCTCTTTTTGCTGCAGCTTTGGACCTGTTGGACAAGATGTTGACCTTTAACCCTCACAAGAGGATCGAGGTGGAGGAGGCCCTGGCACACCCTTACCTGGAGCAGTATTATGACCCCACAGATGAGGTGAGACTGTTGTCTTGGGCTGTTAGATGTCAGCTTGTGTTTTATGGGCCTGTTTAGGATGAGGCTATGTAATCTTTTCATCAAAACATCATGCACAGAGTTTTTTGGCATCTGTTTTGTTCCTCTATTCTTAAAATCTTAAACCAGCACATTATGTCTAAATAACTGAATGATGGTGAACGCTTTTAAACCTGCTGGTGTATTAGATTCAGCTGCTCTGTTGTTAAATACTGAGTGGGATCATCAGCAAAGGTCTTGGTTGTACATTAACACCAGCATCGTCTGTGCTTCCCTGTGCAGCCTGTTGCTGAGGCCCCGTTCAAGTTTGACATGGAGCTGGATGACCTACCCAAAGAGACACTGAAGGAGCTCATCTTTGAAGAAACTGCACGTTTCCAGCCTGGTTTTAGGTCCTAACATCTCACACAGGTATGTTCACATCGCTTGCAGTCCAGGCTAGATAAACTTTAGAGAGGGACAGTGTTTAAAGCTGCAGGTGCAGAACAATATTACAGTTAGCTGCACTTAAGTCTTGAAACAACCAACTTTTCAAGGATGATCCTCGTCCCCACCTCTGCTCTGAAACTACAGCAGAGCTGAGAGTCCATCATGAAAACTACTTCAAACACTAAAACTGCGAGTGAGTGGTGTTACAGCTTAAAAAAACGACTGATTCATTTGGTTAAATTTAACAACTCGCCACTCAAGAGCTGAAGCAAAGACCTCTCACAGAACACTATAATATAGGTTTAAATTTTGCTTTTGTAGAGTTTGAAGTAGAGATTCTTCAGGAGGATAAAACCACTTTTAAAACTAGCTATCTGAACGGGTACTTTAAAGGTACACCACCAAGTATAATTTAACTTTTATTGCAGTCAGAACTTGGAAAAGTCCTACATTTGCTTGTGCTTATACTTAGATATTTTTTCTGGAGGCAGCCTGGCATCAAACTTTGAGATTAACATATCCAAACAGTAATCTAACCCCATGCTTCCTTTTGACATCTTTAAGAGACTATAATCAATAGAAATTTGATctgaaaacagatgaaaataaTACGTTTTATGGCACTTAAATGTTAAACACATGAGTGTCCTTGATATGGAGAATTGCGCAAAAATATATTCTATATCAGCGTGGATTCATTCTGTCGATTGAACCTTAGTACTTTTTTTATGGTACCAACCAAAATGTGTCCGTAGCACAAGATGTTAAAAACAAAGTACTTAAAGCTGGCACCCAATATTCTGATTAGATTCATAATGTTGGGTACTTATCCTTTAATCAGACAGTACCCAGAGACTTCTGCCATCTTTAGACTGTATTTTAGACAAAGTTCTTGTGTGGCGTTTATCTTAACACTTTCTACTATAATCCTCAAAGTAAGGTCTTGGAAACAAAATATAGTTTTCGTGTTGGTACTAGAACTCTTATATCTTAATCTGCACTATTataaaaaatgttcaaataaTATTCAGACCTGGTTTATGTTTGCAAAGTTCTTAATGTGAGGGGTGTAGTATGTCACAGTTTACATTACGTTGGGTTCCTGCTCAAATGTAGCATCATTTTTAACCAATTTTTAAGAAATTTGTCTAAAGTAAATGCTAATGTATGATCTTTTCCATCCACTGGGAGGTGGTTAATGGAGACAGGCAGTAGGTGGCGCTGTTTCTCCTGTCAGGTGCCACTGCAGAATAACAGGGCACAATGAGATGATAATTAAGAGCGCCTTGAAGGAAAACAATGGATGTATAATAACAGAGAGCACATTGGACTATGAAAGTACAGAGTTTTGAACAACTCATAGTTACGTGCTCTTGGAAGAGTTCGGCTAACAGCCCTTTGTCCGTACATTAGCATGTCAAAAGCCATTCAGCTACAGCGGTCAATGCAATGACggtacatcatcatttatttgcaGAATCTGTTGCCATCGCACTTAgtcccatttacattttattaatacaCCAACATTTCCGCCTCTCTGGaaagtaaaaactttttttgatattttgaaatttttggTGTTGCcactcagggttttttttttttttttttatgcacaaattGAAACTGTGCGTGAATagaggtggatggaaacacatTGCATAAGTGCAGCCCTACTAGTCTGTTTAAGGAGCTGCCACTTCATATGCAAATACAGATTCTACATGAAATGCTTTAATATCTCTTAAAGTCAAGAGCTTTGTGTCTCGTGTTAGTcttagtgttgtttttttaactctaTGACGTAATAAtggtgagaaaaaaataatttttgttgATGCTAAACACAAGATATCACCATACTGGTGCCTTTCAATGTTTGAAACACTGTAGGTACAGGCGTTAAACAATCAATACTGGAAGGATATTATATTATCCCAAAAGGTCAAATAGGAGATGTTATCATTCCCCACTCAACGACACTGCTCAGATGCTGTGTCTCTTGCCTCCTGATCTCCGCTCACCACCAGCTGCTCCCTGTCAGGCCTCTTGTTGTGATAATAACTATCAGTGCAACGTTTTATAGCCCATTATCTGCTTTGTGTCAGCACATGTAATtactgtgtttcctctctgcagtTTTTCGATGCATAACATGAGTCCACAGAAAGGGGACAGGAGTGTGACATCCCCTAAATTAGAGCAGCAGCAATCACAAAGCTGCTCTCTGCAGTTCGTTTGAGCAGCTTTGAAATGTATTCTCACATCTTAATTCCTCATTTCAGATTCTTTAACTTCTGTTAATGTTTCTTTAACTTTATCATTAACAGCTGGCAGCAGTAGTAACATTGTCTCTGATGTCACCTAAGTCCTGACGTAACACATTTCTAATTAAGGAAATTTATCACATAAATGCAATACTTGTGATGCTTTATAAAATTAATGGGAAGTTCTTGCATAGACATTTGTAACTGAATGTTTTAAGTGTCAATTACTCATTTGAAAATTTGCTGTGGTGTCTCTGCGCTGCTCTCATCTCTCAGTGGTGgtcacctgtcactcaaacaaTGTAGTTTACAATAGTGGTgacattaaagggatattttgGGTCTTCAGAAATGGGGTTGCGTGAGGCACTTATCCATAGTTGGTGTATTACATACAGAAGATGTCAATTGGTACAcccctagtttggagaagcaggctggagtatcGCCATGGAAGCTATGCAATGTACTGATATGGACAGGGGTCAGCAGAAATTTTaactaccaaaaaaaaaaaaaaaaaaagatcagtatCGGTTTAAGTGTGTGCTGTATTTAGAATATATTACTGCttcaccttgctgtcagactgCCCTTTCCATGGGGAACTGAAttgaagctgttatatcgctctcttcaaagctacCAAACTCCAAACACCAAACTTTTACCTCGCAGAACATGAGAGCTGCCGGTCTACTGCTGCCCGGTCagttagttattttgtgtcatagTGTGAcgttggtgttttaaagggatagttcagatttaccagggtcacacaatgacacataaGTTAAAACATGCTTGCAATgcaccgttctgcaacgttctaaaaacctgctggttcacaccaatgcaactagatgagacgctGCAACAACACTCTGTACCTCCGCTCTGTTTGCAGCTTTTGAGGcatattttgtggctgaatataatttgtagcttcttaaaatatgaacgAGGAtcgtgatagtgagatactggctacagttgcatttgtagatgTGCTCGgcagggacggagcacctgccgcagcaagcaaacacgccgtctgcggtcactttgacttgaccagcggacttcactacaagctgatcaGCTGTAGAAACCGGTGACGTGCTTTACgctctaaaaccagccgccggcgATTTGATcagctgagctgcaggtgacaccatcagccggcttgagtcgagctcagagcggccagttcacactgctgcagctttCTATAATGGTTTCATCtcgttgcgaatctttggtctgaactgggcttaactaACCAATCGAAGCACTGCTTGTGTTCCATGcattaaaattactgtttctgtcaatggagtctggtggctttgaagagagcacagataacagcttcagttccccgtcagaAAGGGGAAGGTAAACGGCAAGCTAAAGCAGTAAGAATATTCTAAATACAACATACACCGCAAGTATTTTATACTTAGTAATCTTAAGCCATTTAA from Epinephelus moara isolate mb chromosome 8, YSFRI_EMoa_1.0, whole genome shotgun sequence includes these protein-coding regions:
- the mapk1 gene encoding mitogen-activated protein kinase 1, whose protein sequence is MATAAVSAPAGCGPSPGSGTELVRGQAFDVGPRYSNLSYIGEGAYGMVCSAYDRDNKIRVAIKKISPFEHQTYCQRTLREIKILLRFKHENIISINDIIRTPTIDQMKDVYIVQDLMETDLYKLLKTQHLSNDHICYFLYQILRGLKYIHSANVLHRDLKPSNLLLNTTCDLKICDFGLARVADPDHDHTGFLTEYVATRWYRAPEIMLNSKGYTKSIDIWSVGCILAEMLSNRPIFPGKHYLDQLNHILGILGSPSQEDLNCIINIKARNYLLSLPLRCKVPWNRLFPNADPKALDLLDKMLTFNPHKRIEVEEALAHPYLEQYYDPTDEPVAEAPFKFDMELDDLPKETLKELIFEETARFQPGFRS